The following proteins are encoded in a genomic region of Gimesia algae:
- a CDS encoding FG-GAP repeat domain-containing protein: MSLTESPQTTGPLPPRTPWLTIILLVAVILLPLATWFFLPSIPALGRLHQLYSGGTSYPASKLLFVREGALQTGVELPLITNVQILDFDGDGKNDILYCDAGHNRVVLRKLNENDRETDQTLIADVAAPAHATPVDIDDDGDLDIVVSVLGNIQPDDGVVGRVELYEQTPEGFVKHVILDDVRRVADVQPGDFDGDGDLDLAVAVFGYNRGEVLWLENRGQFQFLDHHLYHAPGAIHVPVADFDGDGDLDIATIISQEEEELVAFENLGGGKFKTRSLWLTPNMDLGSAGLIHADLDQDGDEDLILPAGDNLEDFDAYPQPYHGCLWFENKGDWNFEKQRISDLGGTYAAAIADLDGDSDLDVVLASMTNDWYAPEHASLVWLENDGQQNFKTWQIDNQPIHLVTVAVGDLNQDGLPDIAAGSLNMRKPFDRIQAVPFWIQRAKKGAPQ; this comes from the coding sequence ATGTCGTTAACTGAAAGTCCTCAAACTACGGGACCTCTCCCTCCTCGAACACCGTGGCTGACGATTATTCTGCTCGTCGCAGTCATTCTACTGCCTCTGGCCACCTGGTTCTTTCTGCCCTCCATTCCCGCGCTGGGCCGACTGCATCAACTCTACTCGGGAGGTACATCGTACCCGGCTTCGAAACTTCTGTTCGTGCGCGAAGGCGCGCTGCAGACAGGAGTCGAACTGCCCCTGATTACCAACGTGCAAATACTGGATTTTGACGGCGACGGCAAAAACGACATCCTGTACTGCGATGCGGGCCACAATCGGGTCGTGCTGCGTAAGTTAAATGAGAATGATCGTGAGACTGATCAGACTCTGATCGCAGATGTCGCGGCACCGGCGCATGCGACGCCCGTGGATATCGACGACGATGGCGATCTGGATATTGTGGTTTCCGTGCTGGGCAATATACAACCAGACGATGGCGTGGTCGGTCGGGTCGAACTGTATGAACAAACTCCTGAAGGTTTTGTGAAGCATGTGATCCTGGATGATGTACGGCGCGTGGCGGATGTGCAACCCGGTGACTTCGATGGAGACGGCGATCTCGATCTGGCGGTCGCCGTGTTTGGATACAACCGGGGAGAAGTCCTCTGGCTGGAGAATCGCGGTCAATTTCAGTTTCTGGATCATCACCTGTATCATGCACCCGGCGCGATTCATGTTCCTGTGGCTGACTTTGACGGGGACGGCGATCTGGATATCGCCACCATCATTTCCCAGGAAGAAGAAGAACTGGTCGCCTTTGAAAATCTGGGAGGTGGCAAATTCAAGACGCGGTCGCTCTGGTTGACGCCGAATATGGATCTGGGAAGTGCCGGTTTGATTCACGCCGACCTGGATCAGGATGGTGACGAAGATCTGATTCTGCCCGCCGGCGACAACCTGGAAGACTTCGACGCCTACCCGCAGCCTTATCATGGCTGCCTGTGGTTTGAAAACAAGGGTGACTGGAATTTCGAGAAGCAGCGAATTTCTGATCTGGGAGGCACTTATGCCGCCGCAATCGCCGATCTGGACGGAGACAGCGATCTGGATGTTGTACTGGCGAGTATGACCAACGACTGGTACGCGCCCGAGCATGCCAGCCTGGTCTGGCTGGAGAATGACGGTCAGCAGAACTTCAAAACCTGGCAGATCGACAATCAGCCGATTCACCTGGTGACTGTCGCGGTGGGAGATTTGAATCAGGATGGCTTGCCCGATATCGCCGCCGGTTCGCTCAACATGCGGAAACCTTTTGACCGAATTCAGGCCGTTCCGTTCTGGATTCAAAGAGCGAAGAAAGGAGCACCGCAATGA